Proteins from a genomic interval of Caulobacter sp. SL161:
- a CDS encoding TonB-dependent receptor has product MSQTLRMRSLLVMGASAVAISGFAVPAFAQQNTTVIEELVVTAQKKEEALQDVPIAVSAFSQDSLEAQKIDGGPNLQLAIPNVTFAKSNFTNSFNFQIRGIGAKAVGASADQGVGVHMNNAPQQSGNLFEAEFYDVERVEVLRGPQGTLYGRNATGGVVNVITAKPTDMFEANLRAEYGNYNSMKLRGMLNVPIFGDKLAVRLSGTSLKRDGFVTNTFNGHKVDDRDLYSTRVQVMFNPTEKLRTNFLWERFHENDSRARTGKQLCTKDNGPATVGGVPTGAARVFLTQGCLSSTLYAPAAYGTVNTSGSLTGLLGNIFGFTSGDVNAGDTTSTNLREIETALDPIYRSKSNTYQFTLNYDLTDELTFTSMTSYGKGDVWTKQDYNRNVATVPFNNTPFTPGGFFTDPQVGRTNKFTTIDVSSGRSEQFSQEFRLQSAFDGPLNFTLGAIHFTYRTLTDYYVIGNSLTLSSMALNFQRTGNPTCNPASTANCIGIDTSADPTGDGHNYYDNRTPYNLVSDALLGEVYYQVNEDLKFTLGVRQTRDKKAVKNYSTVLLAPGYGLTLNPTNPDQRARFNETTGRVGVDYKARLGFTDDTLLYAFYSKGYKGGGINPGVPANSVGIKQTFDPEFVNAIEVGTKNTLLGGSLLLNATAFSYDYQGYQISKIVNRTSVNENVDAKVHGFELESIWSPVRNLRLNANIGYLKTKIGDGVSSIDTMNRTQSNPAYTVVKVGPNASSVGANCVLSTVGVATILGAGAGATLPFACSGAAAYQGFLAAPAAAGGAGLPAPTAAFLANATGLYTYGAGYSIEGTAANLSGNELPNSPHWTTSVGAQYTFELSNGWSATLRGDYYRQSKQYARVYNTEYDRLKSWDNGNITLKVEKPEWGVAIDAYVKNIGNKTPIVDAYTTDDSSGLFTNVITAEPRLYGIAITKSW; this is encoded by the coding sequence ATGTCGCAAACTCTGCGTATGCGGAGCCTATTGGTCATGGGCGCTTCGGCGGTCGCGATCTCCGGCTTCGCTGTCCCCGCGTTCGCTCAACAGAACACCACCGTCATCGAAGAGCTGGTCGTCACCGCTCAGAAAAAGGAAGAAGCGCTGCAGGACGTGCCGATCGCGGTGTCGGCCTTCAGCCAGGACAGCCTGGAAGCGCAGAAGATCGACGGCGGTCCCAACCTGCAGCTGGCGATTCCGAACGTCACCTTCGCCAAGAGCAACTTCACCAACAGCTTCAACTTCCAGATCCGCGGCATCGGCGCCAAGGCCGTGGGCGCGTCCGCCGACCAGGGCGTCGGCGTGCACATGAACAACGCTCCGCAGCAGTCGGGCAACCTGTTCGAAGCCGAGTTCTACGACGTCGAGCGCGTCGAAGTGCTGCGCGGCCCGCAAGGCACGCTGTACGGCCGCAACGCCACCGGCGGCGTGGTCAATGTGATCACGGCCAAGCCGACCGACATGTTCGAGGCCAACCTTCGCGCCGAGTACGGCAACTACAATTCGATGAAGCTGCGCGGCATGCTGAACGTGCCGATCTTCGGCGACAAGCTGGCCGTGCGTCTGTCCGGAACCTCGCTGAAGCGCGACGGCTTCGTCACCAACACCTTCAACGGCCACAAGGTCGACGACCGGGATCTGTATTCGACCCGGGTCCAGGTGATGTTCAATCCGACCGAGAAGCTGCGCACCAACTTCCTGTGGGAACGGTTCCACGAGAACGACAGCCGCGCCCGCACCGGCAAGCAGCTCTGCACCAAGGACAACGGTCCGGCCACGGTCGGCGGCGTGCCGACCGGCGCGGCGCGCGTCTTCCTGACCCAGGGCTGCCTGTCCTCCACGCTATATGCGCCGGCGGCCTATGGCACCGTGAACACCTCGGGCTCGCTGACGGGGCTGCTGGGCAACATCTTCGGCTTCACCTCGGGTGACGTGAACGCCGGCGACACCACCTCGACCAACCTGCGCGAGATCGAGACCGCTCTGGACCCGATCTACCGGTCGAAATCCAATACCTACCAGTTCACCCTGAACTACGACCTCACCGACGAACTGACCTTCACGTCGATGACCTCGTACGGCAAGGGCGATGTCTGGACCAAGCAGGACTACAACCGCAACGTCGCGACGGTGCCGTTCAACAACACGCCTTTCACGCCGGGCGGCTTCTTCACTGACCCGCAGGTGGGCCGCACCAACAAGTTCACCACCATCGACGTCTCGTCGGGGCGCTCTGAGCAGTTCAGCCAGGAGTTCCGCCTGCAGTCGGCCTTTGATGGTCCGCTGAATTTCACGTTGGGCGCGATCCACTTCACCTATCGCACGCTCACCGACTACTACGTGATCGGTAACTCGCTGACCCTGTCGTCGATGGCCCTGAACTTCCAGCGTACGGGCAACCCGACCTGCAACCCGGCGAGCACCGCCAACTGCATCGGGATCGACACCTCGGCCGATCCGACCGGCGACGGCCACAACTACTATGACAACCGCACGCCCTATAACCTGGTGTCGGACGCCCTGCTCGGCGAGGTCTACTATCAGGTCAACGAGGATCTGAAGTTCACCCTGGGCGTGCGCCAGACGCGCGACAAGAAGGCGGTCAAGAACTACTCGACCGTTCTGCTCGCCCCGGGCTACGGCCTGACGCTGAACCCGACCAACCCCGACCAGCGGGCGCGTTTCAACGAGACCACGGGCCGGGTGGGCGTCGACTACAAGGCGCGCCTGGGCTTCACCGACGACACCCTGCTCTATGCCTTCTACTCCAAGGGCTACAAGGGCGGCGGCATCAATCCGGGCGTCCCCGCCAACTCCGTCGGCATCAAGCAGACCTTCGATCCGGAGTTCGTCAACGCGATCGAAGTCGGCACCAAGAACACCCTGCTGGGCGGCAGCCTGCTGCTGAACGCGACCGCCTTCTCGTATGACTACCAGGGCTACCAGATCTCCAAGATCGTGAACCGCACCTCGGTGAACGAGAACGTCGACGCCAAGGTCCATGGCTTCGAGCTGGAGTCCATCTGGTCGCCGGTCCGTAACCTGCGCCTGAACGCCAATATCGGTTACCTCAAGACCAAGATCGGCGATGGCGTCAGCTCGATCGACACCATGAACCGCACCCAGTCGAACCCGGCCTATACGGTAGTCAAGGTCGGTCCGAACGCCTCGTCGGTCGGCGCCAACTGCGTGCTCAGCACCGTAGGCGTCGCCACGATCCTGGGCGCCGGCGCGGGGGCGACCCTGCCCTTCGCCTGCTCGGGCGCGGCCGCCTATCAAGGCTTCCTGGCGGCCCCGGCCGCGGCCGGCGGCGCAGGCCTTCCGGCGCCCACGGCGGCGTTCCTCGCCAACGCGACGGGCCTCTACACCTACGGCGCTGGCTATTCGATCGAAGGCACCGCGGCGAACCTGTCGGGCAACGAACTCCCGAACTCGCCGCACTGGACCACTTCGGTGGGCGCCCAGTACACCTTCGAGCTGTCGAACGGCTGGTCTGCGACCCTGCGCGGCGACTACTACCGCCAGAGCAAGCAGTACGCCCGCGTCTACAACACCGAATACGATCGCCTGAAGTCCTGGGATAACGGCAACATCACCCTGAAGGTCGAGAAACCCGAGTGGGGCGTGGCCATCGACGCCTACGTCAAGAACATCGGCAACAAGACGCCGATCGTCGACGCCTACACCACCGACGACAGCTCGGGCCTGTTCACCAACGTGATCACCGCCGAGCCGCGTCTGTACGGGATCGCGATCACCAAGTCCTGGTAA
- a CDS encoding ATP-binding response regulator: METLSRLIEPLAPIAPGTPSATVAAMFDANPAFAALAVVDDGAPVGLVYRDVLQGMMHVAGPALAARPIAEIMDARPRMVPVGTDPNTFVNALADSPTPIFRTAYVAVDADGRYAGVGGLASLLASHRRRQHEARDAMAIVERMAVDIGAHLDGVLAITERLEQQRLTPDAAAFVRAIGDTSRDMGETVGRAVDLHRSVNGDLQMDAAPTRLRDFADIVEARWANRASEGGSTLLVSYDGDPECGVEIDGERLLQVIDILVENALSAGRGMIEARLSARAEGDRITLDCQLRDNAGGHAEDRLRRVNDPLGGVGGQDRSEMALGVGLALAQSVVRKMGGRLIAEANRGAGLTVGFSLSLIPAAAEAAVQDAPEPVGGRSAHILIVDDNATNRMVAEALCDMFECTSEQAVDGVEAVEMARSGRFDLILMDIKMPRMDGVAATRAIRELSGRSSAAPIVALTANADPADVHTYLAAGMQDVVEKPIKPERLALVLNSLLASADGDSAEAAA; this comes from the coding sequence ATGGAAACGCTGTCCCGTCTGATCGAACCGCTCGCTCCCATCGCGCCGGGCACGCCCAGCGCGACCGTGGCGGCGATGTTTGACGCCAATCCGGCCTTCGCCGCGCTGGCCGTGGTCGATGACGGCGCGCCTGTGGGTCTGGTCTACCGGGATGTTCTGCAAGGCATGATGCATGTCGCGGGGCCTGCGCTCGCCGCGCGTCCGATCGCCGAGATCATGGACGCCAGGCCCCGTATGGTGCCCGTCGGTACCGATCCCAACACCTTCGTCAACGCCCTCGCCGACAGCCCGACACCCATCTTCCGCACCGCCTATGTCGCGGTCGACGCCGACGGGCGCTACGCCGGCGTGGGCGGGCTTGCCTCCCTGCTGGCCTCGCACCGACGCCGCCAGCACGAAGCGCGCGACGCCATGGCCATTGTCGAACGGATGGCCGTCGATATCGGCGCGCATCTCGACGGCGTTCTGGCCATCACCGAACGGCTTGAGCAACAACGCCTGACGCCAGACGCCGCCGCCTTCGTCCGAGCCATCGGCGACACCAGCCGCGACATGGGCGAGACCGTCGGCCGAGCAGTAGACCTTCATCGCTCGGTCAACGGCGACCTCCAGATGGACGCCGCGCCCACGCGTCTGCGCGATTTCGCCGACATCGTCGAAGCCCGGTGGGCCAACCGGGCGAGCGAAGGCGGTTCCACGCTTCTCGTCTCTTATGACGGCGATCCCGAATGCGGCGTCGAGATTGATGGCGAGCGCCTGCTGCAGGTGATCGACATTCTGGTCGAGAACGCCCTGTCCGCCGGACGGGGCATGATCGAGGCTCGCCTCTCCGCGCGCGCCGAGGGCGATCGGATCACTCTGGACTGCCAGCTGCGCGACAACGCCGGCGGACATGCCGAGGATCGACTGCGCCGTGTCAATGATCCGCTCGGCGGCGTCGGCGGCCAGGATCGCAGCGAGATGGCCCTGGGCGTCGGGCTCGCTCTGGCCCAGAGCGTCGTTCGCAAGATGGGCGGCCGACTGATCGCCGAAGCCAATCGCGGGGCGGGGCTGACCGTCGGGTTCTCGCTGTCCCTTATCCCGGCGGCCGCCGAAGCGGCCGTCCAAGACGCCCCGGAGCCGGTCGGCGGCCGTTCGGCCCACATCCTCATCGTCGATGACAACGCCACCAACCGCATGGTGGCCGAGGCGCTTTGCGACATGTTCGAGTGCACCTCCGAACAGGCCGTCGACGGTGTCGAGGCCGTCGAGATGGCCCGGAGCGGCCGCTTTGACCTCATCCTCATGGATATCAAGATGCCGCGCATGGACGGCGTCGCGGCCACGCGCGCCATCCGCGAACTGAGCGGCCGTTCGAGCGCCGCCCCGATCGTGGCCCTGACCGCCAACGCCGATCCGGCCGACGTCCACACCTACCTCGCGGCGGGCATGCAGGACGTCGTCGAAAAGCCTATCAAGCCCGAGCGTCTCGCGCTGGTGCTCAACAGCCTGCTGGCCAGCGCAGACGGCGACAGCGCCGAAGCCGCCGCCTAG
- a CDS encoding Mpo1-like protein encodes MDSAQPSTVAERYKSFAAFYPFYMTEHANPVSRRLHVVGTSLVLVCLVLGVFRDWRFLIAAPVIGYGSAWIGHFVFEKNRPATFKYPVYSLMGDFRLWFETVTGRRKF; translated from the coding sequence ATGGACAGCGCCCAGCCCAGCACGGTCGCCGAACGGTACAAGAGCTTTGCGGCCTTTTATCCGTTCTACATGACCGAGCACGCCAACCCCGTCAGTCGACGGCTGCACGTGGTGGGAACAAGCCTCGTGCTCGTCTGTCTGGTCCTGGGCGTTTTCCGGGATTGGCGCTTTCTCATCGCCGCGCCTGTGATCGGCTATGGTTCCGCCTGGATCGGTCACTTCGTCTTCGAGAAGAACCGGCCGGCGACGTTCAAATATCCCGTCTACAGCCTGATGGGCGATTTCCGCCTGTGGTTCGAGACAGTGACGGGGCGGCGCAAGTTCTAG
- a CDS encoding helix-turn-helix domain-containing protein: MSEETEGRRPNPVDLHVGGRVRMRRKLLGVSQEQLADSLGLTFQQVQKYERGANRVSASKLYEIAKTLQVPVSFFFDGLADPMNGAEADDAGLHAEKVVQEFLTTPEGLELAEVFPRIARGRVRRQVLDLVRAMADEASRDGA, translated from the coding sequence ATGAGCGAAGAAACCGAAGGCCGGCGCCCCAACCCCGTCGACTTGCACGTCGGCGGCCGTGTCCGCATGCGCCGTAAACTGCTGGGCGTGAGCCAGGAGCAACTGGCCGACTCGCTGGGGCTGACCTTCCAGCAGGTTCAAAAGTACGAGCGTGGCGCCAATCGCGTCAGCGCCAGCAAGCTCTACGAGATCGCCAAGACCCTCCAGGTCCCCGTGTCATTCTTCTTCGACGGCCTGGCCGACCCGATGAACGGGGCTGAGGCGGATGACGCTGGGCTGCACGCCGAGAAGGTGGTCCAGGAGTTCCTGACCACGCCAGAAGGCCTGGAACTGGCGGAAGTTTTCCCGCGCATCGCGCGTGGTCGCGTCCGCCGCCAAGTCCTCGACCTGGTCCGGGCCATGGCGGACGAGGCGTCGCGCGACGGGGCATGA